In Dromiciops gliroides isolate mDroGli1 chromosome 4, mDroGli1.pri, whole genome shotgun sequence, one DNA window encodes the following:
- the LOC122725326 gene encoding forkhead box protein N1-like isoform X1, whose product MVSLLQQPSEIPLTPPESLEGEHQEDLMQTQLSPTEKYQGFGYEDGPAAGSPGRFLKGSHVPFHSYKRQFNEDVFLEAHPALGLDGHSFKSPGCMETFEDVASAGHTEPFTPSFSAEAAAWCNGPHYPSQEHSPQMME is encoded by the exons ATGGTCTCTCTGCTCCAGCAACCATCTGAAATCCCACTGACCCCCCCGGAGAGCCTCGAGGGAGAGCATCAGGAAGATCTCATGCAGACCCAGCTCTCCCCAACGGAGAAGTACCAGGGCTTCGGTTATGAGGACGGGCCGGCGGCAGGGAGCCCAGGACGCTTCCTCAAAGGCAGCCATGTCCCTTTCCACTCTTATAAGCGGCAGTTCAACGAGGACGTTTTTCTCGAGGCGCACCCAGCCCTTGGCCTGGATGGACACTCCTTCAAGAGCCCGGGCTGCATGGAGACTTTTGAGGACGTGGCCAGCGCCGGGCACACTGAACCATTCACTCCCAGCTTCTCGGCAGAGGCCGCTGCCTGGTGCAATGGTCCCCACTATCCGAGCCAGGAGCACAGCCCACAAATGATG GAGTAG
- the LOC122725326 gene encoding forkhead box protein N1-like isoform X2, which produces MQTQLSPTEKYQGFGYEDGPAAGSPGRFLKGSHVPFHSYKRQFNEDVFLEAHPALGLDGHSFKSPGCMETFEDVASAGHTEPFTPSFSAEAAAWCNGPHYPSQEHSPQMME; this is translated from the exons ATGCAGACCCAGCTCTCCCCAACGGAGAAGTACCAGGGCTTCGGTTATGAGGACGGGCCGGCGGCAGGGAGCCCAGGACGCTTCCTCAAAGGCAGCCATGTCCCTTTCCACTCTTATAAGCGGCAGTTCAACGAGGACGTTTTTCTCGAGGCGCACCCAGCCCTTGGCCTGGATGGACACTCCTTCAAGAGCCCGGGCTGCATGGAGACTTTTGAGGACGTGGCCAGCGCCGGGCACACTGAACCATTCACTCCCAGCTTCTCGGCAGAGGCCGCTGCCTGGTGCAATGGTCCCCACTATCCGAGCCAGGAGCACAGCCCACAAATGATG GAGTAG